The following are from one region of the Branchiostoma floridae strain S238N-H82 unplaced genomic scaffold, Bfl_VNyyK Sc7u5tJ_1305, whole genome shotgun sequence genome:
- the LOC118407339 gene encoding leucine-rich repeat flightless-interacting protein 2-like, producing the protein MASKSQLLRQAKSFELPDHENLGLSSYVLGRRQHQQFTERVQKEKEELEEEKWEEKKILEKKIKRLEGQVDRYKKDMNDVQSKNDDLIAENRKLDRELRYANDRLSELQMEMDKMKAHVTSLETSNRTLKTLAKK; encoded by the exons ATGGCGAGCAAGTCGCAGCTCTTACGACAGGCGAAAAGTTTCGAGCTTCCAGATC ACGAGAATCTGGGCCTGTCCAGTTACGTGCTCGGCCGGCGTCAGCACCAGCAGTTCACGGAGCGGGTCCAGAAGGAGAAGGAAGAGCTGGAGGAGGAGAAATGGGAGGAGAAGAAGATTCTGGAGAAGAAG ATCAAGCGTCTGGAGGGCCAGGTGGACCGGTACAAAAAGGACATGAACGACGTGCAGAGCAAAAACGACGACTTGATAGCAGAGAACAGAAAACTCGACAGAGAG CTGCGGTACGCCAACGATCGTCTGTCGGAGCTTCAGATGGAGATGGACAAGATGAAGGCTCACGTGACGTCACTGGAGACGTCCAACCGAACCCTCAAGACGCTCGCCAAGAAGTAA